TCTCGCTTCGCATGCCGGAGACCGCCGCGGAGTACGAGGCGGTCGCCGGCGCCGCGGTCGGCTTCTCCGTGGTCTTCGAGCGCCGTCCCGCCTGAGCGTCCGCTGAGCGTCCCGAAACGGGTTTCGCCGAATTCGTTTTATAATGGATACGAAGAGGTGAAATCCATGAAATCACGCATCGTCCGCAGCCTCGCGCTGCTTGTCGCCCTGTCCTTCCTCGCCGCATGCGGCGTCGAAACCACCACCGCCGCCACCACCGCCGCCACGACCGCATCCACCGGCACCGTCACCACGACGTCCGGCTCGACCGCCGCGGTCACCACCACGCTCCGCTCGTTCACCCTGACCGAACTCGCCCAGTACAACGGCAACGGCGGCTCGACCGCCTACATCGCCGTGAACGGCATCGTCTACGACGTCACCCACGTCAGCGAATGGACCAACGGCTGGCACAAGGGCATGCATCTCGCCGGCACCGACGCCACCGCCGCGTTCGCCGACAGCCCCCACTCGGCCTCGTTCCTCAACCAGCTGACGAAGGTCGGCACCCTCGCCAGCTGACGAAGGCGCAAGAAAAAGTCCGGATTCCCGCAAGGGATCCGGACTTTTTTCGCTTTCAGCCGTCCTTCCGCCGCACGCGGCAGCGGCCGCGACGCACCTCGAGGACGAGCAGGACGACGCCGAGGACGACGATCCCGAGGGCGATGAGCTTGTATGGAAGTCCCGCGAACGGCAGGACCGCGACCGAGAGGGCGATCCCGATCGCCGCGAAGAACGAGACCACGCACGAGGTGCAGCCGTACGTGAGCATTCCGAAGAAGACGGCCGCGGACCCGAGGAACGTGCCCTTGCCCTCCCGGCCGGAGAGCTTCACGTACGCCGTCGAAAGCGTCATCATGAAGGCGGTGAGCCCGGCCATCGCGACGTTCAGGGCGACGTTCACGGCGACGAGCCAGCCGCCGTAGGCCGCGGCCATCGCCGCGTAGCCGCCGTTGAGCCGGTCGAGGACCAGGTAGATGACGGAGAAGAGGATGAAATAGGCGGCCGCGCCGAGGACCATCGGACGCTTCCGCATCATCGCCATGGCTTCACGGAGCATTCATTCCCCCTCCTTCTTCCCGAAGAGGCCGCGGTACGCGCCGTAGCCTTCGGCCTCGAGACGGTCTTCGGGGACGAAGCGGAGCGCGGCCGAGTTGATGCAGTAGCGCCGTCCGCCGCGTTCTTCGGGGCCGTCGTC
This portion of the Candidatus Izemoplasmatales bacterium genome encodes:
- a CDS encoding cytochrome b5 domain-containing protein, with amino-acid sequence MKSRIVRSLALLVALSFLAACGVETTTAATTAATTASTGTVTTTSGSTAAVTTTLRSFTLTELAQYNGNGGSTAYIAVNGIVYDVTHVSEWTNGWHKGMHLAGTDATAAFADSPHSASFLNQLTKVGTLAS